A window of the Juglans microcarpa x Juglans regia isolate MS1-56 chromosome 5D, Jm3101_v1.0, whole genome shotgun sequence genome harbors these coding sequences:
- the LOC121264366 gene encoding thioredoxin-like protein CXXS1, with protein MEGHGEEQHPKSRIVKVDSLELWDFYVSQATTQGCPIVVHFTAAWCMPSVAMNPFLEELASSYPDVLFLTLDVDEVKEVATKLEIKAMPTFWVMRNGAPVDKLVGANPEEIRKRIDSFVRSIRVNAAA; from the exons ATGGAAGGCCACGGCGAAGAGCAGCATCCCAAGTCCAGAATTGTCAAGGTTGACTCTTTGGAGTTATGGGACTTCTATGTTAGCCAAGCCACCACTCAAGGCTGCCCT ATTGTTGTGCACTTCACTGCTGCATGGTGCATGCCTTCAGTGGCTATGAACCCGTTTCTTGAGGAATTGGCTTCAAGCTACCCTGATGTTCTGTTTCTCACACTTGATGTCGATGAGGTTAAG GAGGTTGCAACTAAATTGGAGATAAAGGCCATGCCCACATTTTGGGTGATGAGAAACGGTGCTCCGGTTGACAAACTTGTCGGTGCCAATCCAGAGGAGATAAGGAAAAGGATAGATAGTTTTGTGCGGTCCATTCGTGTAAATGCAGCAGCATAA